A genomic stretch from Juglans microcarpa x Juglans regia isolate MS1-56 chromosome 3S, Jm3101_v1.0, whole genome shotgun sequence includes:
- the LOC121258053 gene encoding probable aquaporin NIP-type produces MSSREITMMEIGESSTGDRTWGLCTSSETDQLIQKVIAEFIGTFFLIFAGCGSVAVNKIYGSVSFPGICIVWGLIVMVMVYSVGHISGAHFNPAVTLTFAIYRHFPLKQVPLYVIAQILGSILASATLCAVFPVDKKSFFGTVPVGSNSQALLIEIIISFLLMFVISGVSTDNRAIGELAGIAVGMTITLNVFVAGPVSGASMNPARSIGPALQVHIYKGLWVYLVGPPVGTILGGLAYNLIRFTDKPLREITKSGSFLRSMPR; encoded by the exons ATGTCTTCACGCGAAATCACAATGATGGAAATAGGTGAGAGTTCGACAGGCGACAGAACCTGGGGACTCTGTACTTCATCCGAGACCGATCAGCTCATTCAAAAG GTGATTGCTGAATTCATTGGGACATTCTTCTTGATATTTGCTGGGTGTGGTTCGGTTGCTGTCAATAAGATATACGGTTCAGTATCATTTCCAGGGATTTGTATAGTTTGGGGTTTGATAGTAATGGTCATGGTTTATTCTGTTGGTCATATCTCCGGCGCCCACTTTAATCCGGCAGTGACTCTCACTTTTGCAATCTATAGGCATTTCCCTCTCAAACAG GTGCCTCTGTATGTCATAGCGCAGATATTAGGTTCAATTCTTGCTAGTGCCACGTTATGCGCTGTTTTTCCAGTCGACAAGAAGTCTTTCTTTGGAACAGTACCTGTTGGATCCAATAGTCAGGCTCTTCTCATCGAGATCATCATCTCCTTTCTTTTGATGTTTGTTATTTCCGGCGTTTCCACAGATAATAGAGCT ATTGGAGAATTGGCAGGGATTGCTGTGGGAATGACAATAACCTTAAACGTCTTCGTCGCCGG GCCAGTAAGTGGTGCATCGATGAACCCAGCCAGGAGCATAGGGCCAGCTCTGCAAGTGCACATATACAAGGGACTGTGGGTTTATCTTGTAGGGCCACCCGTAGGAACCATACTTGGTGGCTTAGCCTATAACCTCATTAGATTCACCGACAAACCCCTCCGGGAGATAACCAAGAGTGGATCCTTTCTCCGGAGCATGCCCCGATAA
- the LOC121258051 gene encoding uncharacterized protein LOC121258051 isoform X2 translates to MDVNHNLDDDAVNADESSKAMVNDKSVNGDLLQKGIDPAPKNEPSVKANKTSLERRQHPSLKLRAATGPFKPKVKSQTNPAQVLTDISKTTSKDPAKSPSRRERESTLRTSTEKSSVKTDIRTTRTVQRTPILEDSRNQKAKFVHDNKSGEKESMRMKAGESQPSSLKAETRRYQPLHRLSCPVNSTKADTS, encoded by the exons ATGGACGTAAATCATAATCTTGATGATGATGCTGTAAATGCTGATGAATCCTCTAAAGCCATGGTTAATGACAAATCAGTTAATGGTGATTTGTTACAGAAAGGCATTGATCCAGCCCCCAAGAATGAACCCTCTGTGAAAGCTAACAAAACTAGCTTGGAGCGCCGGCAACATCCTTCTCTGAAG TTGAGGGCTGCAACCGGACCTTTCAAGCCCAAAGTGAAGTCTCAGACCAATCCTGCTCAAGTCCTGACAGACATTTCCAAAACTACTTCTAAAGATCCTGCAAAGAGTCCTAgtagaagagaaagagagagtaccCTAAGAACAAGTACAGAAAAGAGTTCAGTAAAAACTGACATTAGAACTACACGCACTGTACAGAGAACTCCAATCTTAGA GGATTCTAGAAATCAGAAGGCAAAGTTTGTGCATGACAATAAAAG TGGTGAAAAAGAGTCAATGAGAATGAAAGCCGGTGAATCACAACCCTCTTCATTGAAGGCTGAAACAAGAAGATATCAACCACTGCACAG GCTTAGTTGTCCTGTGAATTCGACCAAGGCGGATACAAGCTGA
- the LOC121258051 gene encoding uncharacterized protein LOC121258051 isoform X1: MDVNHNLDDDAVNADESSKAMVNDKSVNGDLLQKGIDPAPKNEPSVKANKTSLERRQHPSLKLRAATGPFKPKVKSQTNPAQVLTDISKTTSKDPAKSPSRRERESTLRTSTEKSSVKTDIRTTRTVQRTPILESWSFLPDSRNQKAKFVHDNKSGEKESMRMKAGESQPSSLKAETRRYQPLHRLSCPVNSTKADTS; encoded by the exons ATGGACGTAAATCATAATCTTGATGATGATGCTGTAAATGCTGATGAATCCTCTAAAGCCATGGTTAATGACAAATCAGTTAATGGTGATTTGTTACAGAAAGGCATTGATCCAGCCCCCAAGAATGAACCCTCTGTGAAAGCTAACAAAACTAGCTTGGAGCGCCGGCAACATCCTTCTCTGAAG TTGAGGGCTGCAACCGGACCTTTCAAGCCCAAAGTGAAGTCTCAGACCAATCCTGCTCAAGTCCTGACAGACATTTCCAAAACTACTTCTAAAGATCCTGCAAAGAGTCCTAgtagaagagaaagagagagtaccCTAAGAACAAGTACAGAAAAGAGTTCAGTAAAAACTGACATTAGAACTACACGCACTGTACAGAGAACTCCAATCTTAGAG tcttgGTCTTTTTTACCGGATTCTAGAAATCAGAAGGCAAAGTTTGTGCATGACAATAAAAG TGGTGAAAAAGAGTCAATGAGAATGAAAGCCGGTGAATCACAACCCTCTTCATTGAAGGCTGAAACAAGAAGATATCAACCACTGCACAG GCTTAGTTGTCCTGTGAATTCGACCAAGGCGGATACAAGCTGA
- the LOC121258052 gene encoding extensin-like, translating into MAEKSGQILSTLFLILIFLNFLGMTKPDDPCPYPCYPPPIGSGTPVITTQPPPPPSQVVSYPPPAGYNPTPAGYVPYSSPPPYGNSLGSPPPPDRILPYFPYYSGKPLHQTDNSAATTLGIRSILMIIIAVANYLLVSVSIFPFYVL; encoded by the coding sequence ATGGCTGAAAAGTCAGGCCAAATTCTCTCGACCCTCTTCTTGATCCTaatatttctgaattttttgGGAATGACAAAGCCTGATGACCCGTGCCCGTATCCGTGTTATCCGCCGCCCATCGGCTCCGGCACTCCAGTAATCACAACACAGCCGCCACCGCCACCATCCCAGGTTGTGTCATACCCACCTCCAGCTGGATACAATCCTACACCGGCAGGATACGTACCATATTCCTCTCCACCACCCTATGGCAATTCACTTGGTTCCCCTCCCCCTCCTGACCGCATATTACCCTACTTCCCTTACTACTCCGGAAAACCACTTCATCAGACCGACAACTCTGCAGCAACCACTCTTGGAATTCGCTCAATACTCATGATCATAATCGCCGTAGCTAATTATCTTCTTGTCTCtgtttctatttttcctttctatgTACTTTAA
- the LOC121258548 gene encoding leucine-rich repeat extensin-like protein 3 encodes MPIKINPFNDARLLLSLFLVIIAVFTVPGTAEGDEKCNSCTQISPPPPSPPPPCPPPPPPPVLPPPPPSPKKPPTQYCPPPPAPPSSFLYITGPPGNLYPIDEDFNGAARDMVTRLPVLVGCGLMLGLLPNLW; translated from the coding sequence ATGCCGATAAAGATAAATCCTTTCAATGACGCCCGGTTGCTGCTAAGTTTGTTCCTGGTGATCATTGCCGTTTTTACTGTCCCGGGGACGGCTGAAGGTGATGAGAAGTGCAACTCCTGCACTCAAATctccccaccaccaccatctccGCCACCCCCTTGTCCGCCACCTCCACCGCCACCAGTTCTTCCACCACCGCCGCCTTCTCCCAAGAAGCCGCCAACCCAATACTGCCCTCCGCCGCCTGCCCCGCCGTCATCGTTCCTATACATAACTGGTCCACCTGGCAACTTGTATCCTATTGACGAGGATTTCAATGGTGCCGCCCGGGACATGGTCACGAGGTTGCCTGTTTTGGTCGGCTGTGGATTAATGTTGGGTCTTCTGCCCAATCTTTGGTGA
- the LOC121258093 gene encoding nicotinate-nucleotide pyrophosphorylase [carboxylating], chloroplastic isoform X3 has translation MPGIQSISPLVVPCLFTSSRRIVRVAATARNPRMSFESMALKPPLHPTYDLKEIIKLALAEDAGGQGDVTSMATIPVDMEVEANFLAKEDGIIAGIALADLVFHEVDPSLKVEWSQKDGDYIHKGLQFGKVFGRAHNIVVAERVALNFMQRMSGIATLTKKMADAAYPACILETRKTAPGLRLVDKWAVLIGGGRNHRMGLFDMVLIKDNHISIAGGIKNAIKSVDLCLEQKNLQMEVEVETRTLEEVHEVLNYASQANTSLTRIMLDNMVVPLPNGDVDTSMLKEAVDLINGRFETEWCTDTFCKSTRHLPQN, from the exons ATGCCTGGGATCCAGTCAATTTCTCCATTAGTTGTGCCTTGTTTATTCACATCCTCAAG ACGAATTGTTAGGGTGGCTGCAACTGCCAGAAATCCTAGAATGTCTTTTGAATCCATGGCTTTAAAGCCTCCTTTACACCCTACCTATGATTTGAAGGAAATCATCAAGTTAGCCCTTGCTGAAGATGCCGGGGGTCAAG GGGATGTGACAAGTATGGCCACCATTCCAGTTGACATGGAAGTGGAAGCTAATTTCTTGGCAAAGGAAGATGGTATCATTGCTGGCATTGCACTTGCAGATCTGGTATTTCATGAGGTCGATCCTTCTCTGAAG GTAGAGTGGTCCCAGAAAGATGGAGATTACATTCATAAAGGACTTcagtttggaaaagtttttg GAAGGGCACACAACATCGTTGTAGCTGAAAGGGTAGCACTAAACTTTATGCAGAGGATGAGTGGAATAGCAACCTTAACAAAG AAAATGGCAGATGCTGCGTACCCTGCATGTATATTAGAGACAAGGAAAACTGCTCCAGGTTTACGTTTGGTGGATAAGTGGGCG GTACTTATTGGAGGAGGGCGGAACCATAGAATGGGTTTATTCGATATGGTCTTGATAAAAGATAATCATATATCAATAGCTGGAGGCATCAAGAATGCCATTAAATCTGTTGACTTGTGTTTAGAACAAAAGAACCTTCAAATGGAGGTTGAG GTTGAAACCAGGACACTTGAGGAAGTACACGAGGTATTGAATTATGCATCTCAAGCAAATACTTCCTTGACTCGGATAATGCTGGATAACATGGTAGTACCCCTTCCAAATGGAGATGTAGACACATCTATGCTCAAAGAAGCTGTGGATTTGATTAATGGGAGATTTGAGACTGAG TGGTGCACTGACACATTCTGTAAAAGCACTCGACATCTCCCTCAAAATTGA
- the LOC121258093 gene encoding nicotinate-nucleotide pyrophosphorylase [carboxylating], chloroplastic isoform X1 gives MPGIQSISPLVVPCLFTSSRRIVRVAATARNPRMSFESMALKPPLHPTYDLKEIIKLALAEDAGGQGDVTSMATIPVDMEVEANFLAKEDGIIAGIALADLVFHEVDPSLKVEWSQKDGDYIHKGLQFGKVFGRAHNIVVAERVALNFMQRMSGIATLTKKMADAAYPACILETRKTAPGLRLVDKWAVLIGGGRNHRMGLFDMVLIKDNHISIAGGIKNAIKSVDLCLEQKNLQMEVEVETRTLEEVHEVLNYASQANTSLTRIMLDNMVVPLPNGDVDTSMLKEAVDLINGRFETEASGNVTLETIHKIGQTGVTYISSGALTHSVKALDISLKIDTELALLVGRRTKRA, from the exons ATGCCTGGGATCCAGTCAATTTCTCCATTAGTTGTGCCTTGTTTATTCACATCCTCAAG ACGAATTGTTAGGGTGGCTGCAACTGCCAGAAATCCTAGAATGTCTTTTGAATCCATGGCTTTAAAGCCTCCTTTACACCCTACCTATGATTTGAAGGAAATCATCAAGTTAGCCCTTGCTGAAGATGCCGGGGGTCAAG GGGATGTGACAAGTATGGCCACCATTCCAGTTGACATGGAAGTGGAAGCTAATTTCTTGGCAAAGGAAGATGGTATCATTGCTGGCATTGCACTTGCAGATCTGGTATTTCATGAGGTCGATCCTTCTCTGAAG GTAGAGTGGTCCCAGAAAGATGGAGATTACATTCATAAAGGACTTcagtttggaaaagtttttg GAAGGGCACACAACATCGTTGTAGCTGAAAGGGTAGCACTAAACTTTATGCAGAGGATGAGTGGAATAGCAACCTTAACAAAG AAAATGGCAGATGCTGCGTACCCTGCATGTATATTAGAGACAAGGAAAACTGCTCCAGGTTTACGTTTGGTGGATAAGTGGGCG GTACTTATTGGAGGAGGGCGGAACCATAGAATGGGTTTATTCGATATGGTCTTGATAAAAGATAATCATATATCAATAGCTGGAGGCATCAAGAATGCCATTAAATCTGTTGACTTGTGTTTAGAACAAAAGAACCTTCAAATGGAGGTTGAG GTTGAAACCAGGACACTTGAGGAAGTACACGAGGTATTGAATTATGCATCTCAAGCAAATACTTCCTTGACTCGGATAATGCTGGATAACATGGTAGTACCCCTTCCAAATGGAGATGTAGACACATCTATGCTCAAAGAAGCTGTGGATTTGATTAATGGGAGATTTGAGACTGAG GCATCCGGCAATGTTACTCTTGAAACGATTCACAAAATTGGACAAACTGGAGTGACCTATATTTCTAG TGGTGCACTGACACATTCTGTAAAAGCACTCGACATCTCCCTCAAAATTGATACAGAGTTGGCCCTTCTAGTTGGAAGGCGTACAAAACGAGCATGA
- the LOC121258093 gene encoding nicotinate-nucleotide pyrophosphorylase [carboxylating], chloroplastic isoform X2 has product MSFESMALKPPLHPTYDLKEIIKLALAEDAGGQGDVTSMATIPVDMEVEANFLAKEDGIIAGIALADLVFHEVDPSLKVEWSQKDGDYIHKGLQFGKVFGRAHNIVVAERVALNFMQRMSGIATLTKKMADAAYPACILETRKTAPGLRLVDKWAVLIGGGRNHRMGLFDMVLIKDNHISIAGGIKNAIKSVDLCLEQKNLQMEVEVETRTLEEVHEVLNYASQANTSLTRIMLDNMVVPLPNGDVDTSMLKEAVDLINGRFETEASGNVTLETIHKIGQTGVTYISSGALTHSVKALDISLKIDTELALLVGRRTKRA; this is encoded by the exons ATGTCTTTTGAATCCATGGCTTTAAAGCCTCCTTTACACCCTACCTATGATTTGAAGGAAATCATCAAGTTAGCCCTTGCTGAAGATGCCGGGGGTCAAG GGGATGTGACAAGTATGGCCACCATTCCAGTTGACATGGAAGTGGAAGCTAATTTCTTGGCAAAGGAAGATGGTATCATTGCTGGCATTGCACTTGCAGATCTGGTATTTCATGAGGTCGATCCTTCTCTGAAG GTAGAGTGGTCCCAGAAAGATGGAGATTACATTCATAAAGGACTTcagtttggaaaagtttttg GAAGGGCACACAACATCGTTGTAGCTGAAAGGGTAGCACTAAACTTTATGCAGAGGATGAGTGGAATAGCAACCTTAACAAAG AAAATGGCAGATGCTGCGTACCCTGCATGTATATTAGAGACAAGGAAAACTGCTCCAGGTTTACGTTTGGTGGATAAGTGGGCG GTACTTATTGGAGGAGGGCGGAACCATAGAATGGGTTTATTCGATATGGTCTTGATAAAAGATAATCATATATCAATAGCTGGAGGCATCAAGAATGCCATTAAATCTGTTGACTTGTGTTTAGAACAAAAGAACCTTCAAATGGAGGTTGAG GTTGAAACCAGGACACTTGAGGAAGTACACGAGGTATTGAATTATGCATCTCAAGCAAATACTTCCTTGACTCGGATAATGCTGGATAACATGGTAGTACCCCTTCCAAATGGAGATGTAGACACATCTATGCTCAAAGAAGCTGTGGATTTGATTAATGGGAGATTTGAGACTGAG GCATCCGGCAATGTTACTCTTGAAACGATTCACAAAATTGGACAAACTGGAGTGACCTATATTTCTAG TGGTGCACTGACACATTCTGTAAAAGCACTCGACATCTCCCTCAAAATTGATACAGAGTTGGCCCTTCTAGTTGGAAGGCGTACAAAACGAGCATGA
- the LOC121258093 gene encoding nicotinate-nucleotide pyrophosphorylase [carboxylating], chloroplastic isoform X4 — protein sequence MATIPVDMEVEANFLAKEDGIIAGIALADLVFHEVDPSLKVEWSQKDGDYIHKGLQFGKVFGRAHNIVVAERVALNFMQRMSGIATLTKKMADAAYPACILETRKTAPGLRLVDKWAVLIGGGRNHRMGLFDMVLIKDNHISIAGGIKNAIKSVDLCLEQKNLQMEVEVETRTLEEVHEVLNYASQANTSLTRIMLDNMVVPLPNGDVDTSMLKEAVDLINGRFETEASGNVTLETIHKIGQTGVTYISSGALTHSVKALDISLKIDTELALLVGRRTKRA from the exons ATGGCCACCATTCCAGTTGACATGGAAGTGGAAGCTAATTTCTTGGCAAAGGAAGATGGTATCATTGCTGGCATTGCACTTGCAGATCTGGTATTTCATGAGGTCGATCCTTCTCTGAAG GTAGAGTGGTCCCAGAAAGATGGAGATTACATTCATAAAGGACTTcagtttggaaaagtttttg GAAGGGCACACAACATCGTTGTAGCTGAAAGGGTAGCACTAAACTTTATGCAGAGGATGAGTGGAATAGCAACCTTAACAAAG AAAATGGCAGATGCTGCGTACCCTGCATGTATATTAGAGACAAGGAAAACTGCTCCAGGTTTACGTTTGGTGGATAAGTGGGCG GTACTTATTGGAGGAGGGCGGAACCATAGAATGGGTTTATTCGATATGGTCTTGATAAAAGATAATCATATATCAATAGCTGGAGGCATCAAGAATGCCATTAAATCTGTTGACTTGTGTTTAGAACAAAAGAACCTTCAAATGGAGGTTGAG GTTGAAACCAGGACACTTGAGGAAGTACACGAGGTATTGAATTATGCATCTCAAGCAAATACTTCCTTGACTCGGATAATGCTGGATAACATGGTAGTACCCCTTCCAAATGGAGATGTAGACACATCTATGCTCAAAGAAGCTGTGGATTTGATTAATGGGAGATTTGAGACTGAG GCATCCGGCAATGTTACTCTTGAAACGATTCACAAAATTGGACAAACTGGAGTGACCTATATTTCTAG TGGTGCACTGACACATTCTGTAAAAGCACTCGACATCTCCCTCAAAATTGATACAGAGTTGGCCCTTCTAGTTGGAAGGCGTACAAAACGAGCATGA